A single Perognathus longimembris pacificus isolate PPM17 chromosome 17, ASM2315922v1, whole genome shotgun sequence DNA region contains:
- the LOC125365626 gene encoding C-type lectin domain family 10 member A-like, whose translation MTMTYENFQDVGSEEKTQRIDKAPPLPSGLWNICSASCLLLLFSLGLSFLLLVAVGVIGSKNSQVQGDLLTLRRNFSNFTAGTGADVQKLTSQGHSFQELIKSLKDEVEDHRQELQTVHSLNQSMASLKSTLKKKEEELKADQSSMFLKIQKLVKDLKILSCEVVDLKRNGSVKTCCPPNWLEYEGSCYWFSQSGKSWSEADKDCQLENAHLVVVNSQQEQNFINSHIRAVDTWMGLTDQNGPWRWVDGTDYEQGFKNWRPEQPDNWEGHGLGGGEDCAHFSYDGRWNDDVCQKPYRWVCETKLETAS comes from the exons ATGACAATGACATATGAAAATTTTCAAGATGTGGGGAGTGAGGAAAAAACTCAAAGGATCGACAAAg cccctccccttccttctggcCTGTGGAATATTTGCTCAgcatcctgcctcctcctcctgttctccctgggtctcagcttcctgttgTTGGTGGCTGTCGGTGTCATTGGATCTAAAA ATTCCCAGGTACAGGGAGACCTGCTCACCCTGAGGAGGAATTTCAGTAACTTCACTGCAGGCACAGGGGCTGATGTCCAGAAACTGACCTCCCAGG GCCACAGCTTCCAAGAACTGATCAAATCTCTGAAAGATGAAGTAGAGGACCACAGGCAGGAATTGCAAACAG TCCACAGCTTGAACCAGAGCATGGCTTCCCTGAAGAGCACcctgaagaaaaaggaggaggaactcAAAGCAG ATCAATCTTCCATGTTCCTGAAAATCCAGAAGCTGGTGAAGGATTTGAAGATCTTGAGTTGTGAGGTAGTTGACCTAAAAAGAAATG GCTCTGTGAAGACCTGTTGCCCCCCTAATTGGCTGGAGTATGAAGGCAGCTGCTATTGGTTCTCTCAATCTGGGAAGTCTTGGTCGGAGGCTGACAAGGACTGCCAGCTGGAGAATGCACACCTGGTGGTGGTGAACTCCCAGCAGGAGCAG AATTTTATCAACAGTCACATACGTGCTGTGGACACTTGGATGGGCCTAACCGACCAAAATGGTCCTtggagatgggtggatgggactGACTATGAGCAAGGCTTCAA GAACTGGAGACCAGAGCAGCCAGATAACTGGGAAGGGCATGGGCTGGGCGGTGGTGAGGACTGTGCCCATTTCTCCTATGATGGTCGCTGGAATGATGATGTCTGCCAGAAGCCCTACCGCTGGGTCTGTGAGACAAAGCTGGAGACAGCCAGCTAG